The Aspergillus fumigatus Af293 chromosome 7, whole genome shotgun sequence genome includes the window ACGGCGGTAAGTGACCTGTTGTGGTGATCCaatctctctctcttctcctttatGTGCCGGATGTCCAATGACCTGGATCATTGTAGACTTGCACGATGGCAACGTCTTGGTTCGTCTACCTGGAAGTAGGGATTCTCTCTCGCCCGAGCAGCTTTACGAAAAGTATGGATCTCCTCGCTATGAGCCGGTTGTGCGTCTAGATCAGGGTCCACTTCCAGTGGGGGTCCCTGAAAATGTTATTGTGCCTATCTGGCTAGGGAAGGAAAGTGAGCTTGTTGACTTATCCGAAGCCCAAATTATCCTCACCGACTTTGGCGAGTCTTTCGTGCCAGTTATTATGGCGGGGTTGGAGTTAGCTCCAACGCACCAGAAGTTTTGACTCCACCGGAGGTCTACTTCGAACCGAGAAAGTCactttcttttcctgctgATATCTGGACGCTTGCGTGTACGATTTAGGCCATTATAGCGCAGCGCCCCCTTTTCGAGGGATACAATCCGTCAGCTGACTGGGTAATAAAAGAACAAGTCGACTGCCTTGGTAAGCTACCAGCGCCGTGGTGGTTGAAGTGGGATGCGCGTGCAAAGTGGTTCAATGAGGATGGGGAAAGGAAAATTGAGGCACATTCCCGGCCATTGGAGCAGCGATTTGACGATTCCGTGCGGCAGCCAAGGGAGGAGTTTAGAATGGACGAGGTGGATGAGACTGAGAAGGTGGCTTTGCTCAGTATGCTGAAGGCGATGCGTGCTTTTAATCCTGAGGAACGACCAACTGCGCAGGAAGTTTTGAACTGCGAATGGATGCAGAAGTGGGCTCTCCCTGAGTTCCCTCAATTCACTGCGACTAGCAGGTCCCATACTCCTTGTACATAGTATCGTGTTAATCTCCTGCCGGCTTTATAGAACCCCACTGCGAAATATACGACGTTAATGTTCCCAAAGCAAGTGTTTTCACCAAACTAGGTTCTCTGGATCTGAGACGCACAGTAACTTCGCTGGGAGCGTTAGTATGTGAAAGGATGTAAGACGTTCCTGCAAGCGGGCGTAGGGGTCGTATGCGCCAGTATACATCTGACTCGGAGATTCAATAGACCCACACGAGGATCAATAGGCGCTGGCTTGACCCTAATTCAATGACACTAAGTTTAAGTGATTACGCGGCTATTTCAGGCAGGGGTCTTACAGAGGACGGGCCTGTTTATCCAGCAGCCAATGCAGGGCAACGAGTCCAGAAAGCCTTGAATCGGGCTCCGATAGGCGGATGATTGGTGTTAGCCTATAGTTTGTATAGTAGACGATGCTGTTGGATGGCAGTTAAACATCAAGTCAGGGAGGGTGGATGCTGTGGCTGACAAGGATGTTCTTGCTTACTTTAGGTATAAAAGGCACTatccaagaaagaaaaggaagcctGGACAGCACACGCGTTACATTGCGTCAATCCACATGGACCGAATCTAGTCTGCATATCCAGTAAACCCACCATCCAATCGATGCTTCTCCAGGCTGCTGCCATTCTGCCTCCATCCGACTCAGTGCGTAGGCCGAGATGGTAAGACAATACCATTTTTTTAATATCCCAATCCCCGAAGCCTCAATATCTCTAGGGCAAAATGGTCCAGAAAGTTGTCTGCCTGCATCAAGTGGCTCGGATGACGGTAAGGATGCTCCAGGCTCAccacatatatatatataaccCCGTCCTCACCCATAATTGTCGTCTCCAGCACCCACCACACAATGACCGTGATTGAAATCGACGTAGTCTTCGACTTCATCTGCCCCGTAAGTAGCACCCCGTCGGCGCCCGCATTCGCTAACCCCAGACCCAGTGGTGCCACATCGGCAAACGCAGCCTCGACCGCGCCATCGCCCTGTACCGCAAAACCTACCCAGGCGGCCGCAacgacaccatcaccatcaaaTGGCGCCCCTTTTATCTCAACCCCAACCGGCACGGACGCAGTGTGCCCAAGTCTGTTCTTATAGATGAACGTCTGAAGGACAAGACGCCCGAGCAGCGTGCCGCGATGGTCAAGCGTGTGGAAAAGATCGCCCAGTCGGTAGGGGTCCGCATCAACTATGGACGGATGATTGGGCCGGACACGCGCGATGCGCATCGCCTGGTTTACCTGAGTCGGGAGGATCCTGCAATTAGCTCGGAGATTCATGGGGAGCTGGTGGAAAGGCTGCTCGAGGCGTTCCATGAACGCGCGATGGATATCACTCGGCCGGAGGTGTtgaaggaggcggcggctgcggcgggGATTGAGGCTGCGGTGGTGGAAAGGTGGCTGGCCGAGGATGTTGGCAATGTTGTCGATGAGGAGGCAAGGAAGTATAGAGAGGTTGAAGGGATTAAGGGGGTTCCGAGGTTTCGGTTCCAAGGCAAGTATGagtgggatggagaggatcTGCAAGAGTGTATGGAGATCATGGGCAAGGTGGAGGCAGAGGAGGGGAGTTAAGGTGGTCGTTGACAATTATGTATTGACTATTGGGCATTTTGATTGTT containing:
- a CDS encoding DsbA family oxidoreductase, whose product is MTVIEIDVVFDFICPWCHIGKRSLDRAIALYRKTYPGGRNDTITIKWRPFYLNPNRHGRSVPKSVLIDERLKDKTPEQRAAMVKRVEKIAQSVGVRINYGRMIGPDTRDAHRLVYLSREDPAISSEIHGELVERLLEAFHERAMDITRPEVLKEAAAAAGIEAAVVERWLAEDVGNVVDEEARKYREVEGIKGVPRFRFQGKYEWDGEDLQECMEIMGKVEAEEGS